A window from Cellulomonas sp. C5510 encodes these proteins:
- a CDS encoding glycosyltransferase family 2 protein, whose product MKVFIQIPCLNEEETLPAVLASIPREIDGVDELEILVVDDGSTDRTVEVARSLGVTHFVHHSRNMGLARSFRDGVDYALAHGADIVVNTDGDNQYPQDRIPDLVRPVIEGVADVVIADRQTATIAHFSPFKKLMQRLGSAVVNKAADTRLPDAASGFRAYSRTALYRLNIVTEFSYCMETIIQAGHKRLRIASVPVTTNAKTRESRLFKNIFHHMAKSGSAIVRSYLMFKPHMVFASLAAVFGLLALIPMVRFVILWALHGANDGNIQSLIFAAIMSVAALLSAALGVLSDLQRTNRVLLEDQLERIKQIQYGK is encoded by the coding sequence GTGAAGGTCTTCATCCAGATCCCGTGCCTGAACGAGGAGGAGACCCTCCCCGCCGTGCTCGCGTCCATCCCCCGTGAGATCGACGGCGTCGACGAGCTCGAGATCCTCGTCGTCGACGACGGCTCGACCGACCGCACGGTCGAGGTCGCGCGGTCCCTCGGAGTGACGCACTTCGTGCACCACTCCCGCAACATGGGCCTGGCGCGGTCGTTCCGCGACGGGGTCGACTACGCCCTCGCGCACGGCGCCGACATCGTCGTCAACACCGACGGGGACAACCAGTACCCGCAGGACAGGATCCCCGACCTCGTGCGTCCCGTCATCGAGGGCGTCGCGGACGTCGTCATCGCCGACCGCCAGACCGCCACCATCGCGCACTTCTCGCCGTTCAAGAAGCTCATGCAGCGGCTGGGCAGCGCGGTCGTCAACAAGGCGGCCGACACCCGGTTGCCCGACGCGGCGAGCGGGTTCCGCGCGTACTCGCGGACCGCTCTCTACCGCCTGAACATCGTCACCGAGTTCTCGTACTGCATGGAGACGATCATCCAGGCGGGCCACAAGCGCCTGCGGATCGCCTCGGTGCCGGTCACGACCAACGCCAAGACCCGCGAGTCGCGCCTGTTCAAGAACATCTTCCACCACATGGCCAAGTCCGGGTCGGCCATCGTGCGCAGCTACCTCATGTTCAAGCCGCACATGGTCTTCGCGAGCCTGGCGGCCGTGTTCGGGCTGCTCGCGCTGATCCCGATGGTGCGGTTCGTGATCCTGTGGGCGCTGCACGGCGCCAACGACGGCAACATCCAGTCGCTGATCTTCGCCGCGATCATGTCGGTCGCCGCGCTGCTGTCCGCCGCGCTCGGGGTGCTGTCGGACCTGCAACGGACCAACCGGGTGCTGCTGGAGGACCAGCTCGAGCGGATCAAGCAGATCCAGTACGGCAAGTGA
- a CDS encoding acyltransferase family protein: MSVCPPRCRVHGSPAERRAGGSVGRDMPQEVPGPPESCGVASSRPSRTRRRADIEGLRIVAVLLVVVYHYAQAGVSGGVDVFLFISGYFVLGGLARRAEQGEALGVAAFYRRTARRLVPLAWFVCAAVGVAALSVAGRGDMATFGRDFTASAAYVENWWLDLSGTEYGATSTYLNPFQHFWSLSVQAQVFLVAPWLLLTVAAAWRRLRPRDASSMVVPVALVTVIAIGGSWWLVALDQRAAYFSTVARAWEFLAGALLALAARQLLIPGWLRVLLGWAGLVVLCLAGLFVDGTTQFPGPRALVPLVAAAAIILAGTEPTRYGVDRLLGARPLASAGRYSYALYLWHWPVMSVWLLATRESRLGITGALVAASVSVVLSIATHHLLEQPLRQSWRARPARWRAVGVVTAVVVAVATVGVGRGTKQDIDWERSITTLAANAELTDYPGMMSVVDPEAYPVPAGKPAIPVPGKKAEEEATEEATEDGCPVIGDHLWCLWDHRTEYGAATGDVVLLGSSHSAAWHAPVHMVADQLGWTVTTYIRGGCPFAFGDDLAEFVTGEAALRNCERWNGLVLEELREDPPDLVVTTYSRPFAPDGSAEWVPESYVGGWEALQELGTDVIAVRANAGLPSADFVCPTDDRCVFPRERLYGDDAEILGVEVPGNVHVLDVTPYACVDGDCPSVIGNVRVYADQVHLTYEYGRTASPLFYDFVTDVLAGRR, encoded by the coding sequence ATGAGTGTCTGCCCACCGCGGTGCAGGGTCCACGGGAGTCCTGCAGAACGACGAGCTGGTGGGAGTGTGGGACGGGACATGCCGCAGGAAGTGCCGGGTCCTCCGGAATCCTGTGGCGTCGCCTCGTCGCGGCCGTCTCGAACCCGGCGCCGCGCCGACATCGAGGGGCTGCGCATCGTCGCCGTCCTCCTCGTGGTGGTCTACCACTATGCGCAGGCGGGCGTGTCCGGTGGAGTCGACGTCTTCCTGTTCATCTCCGGCTACTTCGTCCTCGGCGGTCTCGCGCGACGTGCCGAGCAGGGCGAGGCGCTCGGCGTCGCTGCCTTCTACCGGCGAACCGCGCGGCGGCTCGTCCCCCTGGCCTGGTTCGTCTGCGCCGCGGTCGGGGTTGCGGCACTCAGCGTCGCGGGCCGCGGTGACATGGCGACGTTCGGCCGCGACTTCACGGCGTCGGCCGCCTACGTCGAGAACTGGTGGCTTGATCTCTCCGGAACCGAGTACGGCGCGACCTCGACCTACCTCAACCCGTTCCAGCACTTCTGGTCGCTCTCAGTCCAGGCCCAGGTCTTCCTCGTCGCGCCCTGGCTCCTGCTGACCGTCGCGGCCGCGTGGCGGCGACTGCGGCCGCGTGACGCGTCGTCGATGGTCGTACCGGTCGCCCTCGTCACCGTGATCGCGATCGGTGGCAGCTGGTGGCTCGTCGCTCTAGACCAGCGGGCGGCGTACTTCAGCACCGTGGCCCGCGCCTGGGAGTTCCTCGCCGGAGCCCTCCTGGCTCTCGCTGCGAGGCAGCTGTTGATCCCCGGATGGCTCCGCGTGCTGCTCGGGTGGGCCGGACTGGTGGTGCTGTGCCTTGCCGGGCTCTTCGTGGACGGGACCACGCAGTTCCCCGGCCCGCGGGCGTTGGTCCCGCTCGTCGCTGCGGCCGCGATCATCCTCGCAGGCACCGAGCCCACCCGGTACGGGGTCGACCGGCTCCTCGGCGCTCGGCCCCTCGCCTCGGCCGGCCGGTACTCCTACGCCCTGTACCTGTGGCACTGGCCGGTGATGTCGGTCTGGCTCCTCGCGACCCGCGAGTCGCGGCTCGGAATCACCGGAGCCCTCGTGGCGGCCTCGGTCTCGGTGGTGCTCAGCATCGCGACGCACCACCTCCTCGAGCAGCCGCTCCGGCAGAGCTGGCGTGCTCGTCCTGCTCGGTGGCGGGCGGTGGGGGTGGTGACGGCCGTGGTGGTGGCGGTGGCGACAGTGGGAGTGGGTCGGGGGACGAAGCAGGACATCGACTGGGAGCGGTCGATCACGACACTCGCGGCCAACGCCGAGCTGACCGACTACCCGGGCATGATGTCGGTGGTCGATCCGGAGGCGTACCCGGTCCCGGCCGGCAAGCCGGCGATCCCCGTCCCCGGCAAGAAGGCCGAGGAGGAAGCGACCGAGGAGGCCACGGAGGACGGCTGCCCGGTGATCGGTGACCACCTCTGGTGCCTGTGGGACCACCGCACCGAGTACGGGGCGGCGACCGGCGACGTGGTCCTGCTCGGAAGCTCCCACTCGGCGGCCTGGCACGCTCCGGTACACATGGTCGCCGACCAGCTCGGCTGGACGGTCACGACGTATATCCGGGGCGGGTGCCCGTTCGCGTTCGGCGACGATCTCGCGGAGTTCGTCACAGGAGAAGCGGCGCTGCGGAACTGCGAGCGGTGGAACGGCCTCGTCCTCGAGGAGTTGCGGGAGGACCCGCCGGACCTGGTTGTGACCACGTACTCGCGTCCGTTCGCGCCGGACGGTTCCGCTGAGTGGGTACCCGAGTCCTACGTGGGAGGTTGGGAGGCCCTCCAGGAGCTCGGGACCGACGTGATCGCCGTGCGCGCGAACGCCGGTCTGCCGTCTGCCGACTTCGTCTGCCCGACGGACGACCGGTGCGTATTCCCGCGCGAGCGGCTCTATGGCGATGATGCCGAGATCCTGGGCGTCGAGGTCCCCGGCAACGTCCACGTGCTCGATGTGACGCCGTACGCCTGCGTTGACGGCGACTGCCCGTCGGTCATCGGCAACGTCCGCGTCTACGCCGATCAGGTGCATCTCACCTACGAGTACGGGCGGACGGCCTCGCCGCTGTTCTACGACTTCGTGACCGACGTGCTGGCGGGGCGTCGCTGA